The nucleotide sequence taagaatgggaaagaatgatacaaggaaagaattatataaggaaataacaactaatatcctaatatctcaactttcctaatatctcaatattcctaatatcttaatattcctagtatctcaatattcctaatatctcaatattcataatatctcaactttcctaatatctaaacattcctaatatctcaacactaaatgatataaggaaataatgatataaggaaagcattcctaatatctcaacagtgACCACCATTTGTTTACATATAAATTTAATGTGACCAAAAAAATGGGTAGGGAAATTCAAATGATATTATTGCTAAAATATCCTACGGTTGAGATTGGAAAGGGTATGATgcaagaaaaatggattttcatTCATTAAAATATAGTGTCAAGGTTGAAGAGTTTCATACGTCCAATTTAAATTAAAGGCTAAAATGGAAATCATGGACACGTTTTGTCCATAAAATTTTGCGTGGAAGCCTGTACAAAATAATAACACTTAATGGAGTCAATAAGTAATctaatatattcatttatatctcccatattttaaatatttatattctcttttatatatatatatatatatatatatatatatatatatatatatattttattctttttattttttaaaattttctataaaatcgttttcatttttaatgagaaaattttcaaaaacaatatttttagttttttcattttatgagCTAAGTTGTTTtaggaaatggaaatggaaaatcCAAACTGAAAATTACAAGACTAGATATTTGGAGgctcatattttttaaagtattggATTAAGCGCAAAGAATAATGACTTAAAAGTATAAGTACATTCGCTTTTAGAAGAACTCTCCCAATAagcatatataaaagaaaatctagTGAACTTGGAATCaaattagaaatcatattttataaaaaaataatttagaaacttaagaattttaaaaagatttgaaaagattttatattttaaattaaaaaacatttgaaaagatttttcttttagaatttaaattcttttccaaatcattttttctaaattccttaaaaaaaatggaaatatttacttttcaaaattctcaatttaaaatttttttcatattaattttattatttggaaagatttttcttttaaatcctcaatttaaaatttctttccaaattatttgtattattggaaaaaaaaattatttttaaatcctcaatttaaaattctttctaaattaattttatttttaattttcataagtcTACTCTATATCTGTTATGTCATTATTCTCAAATAACTCAACCATACTTATCAATTTAGTCTCTAGTTAATTTCACAACAATCttgaatcttaaaaaaaaaaaaaatgtaaatcataGAAAAGTACACAAAATCTTAAACCaggatagaaaattttcaacttaatttaaatagcctaatatattaacaaaaatccttaaaatgataccatcttcaaattgataaagaCATTTCTAACAATattgatgatgaaaatgatgataaaagtacttctaaaatgacaataatttatttgtcCAATGGATAGGAAAATAAAGTAACCATAAATACATACCAAATGAGATCTTTCACACAAATAAAAGCAAGAAATATTAAACATGATGCATTAGAGTAAGACACACATGGTTTAATAATAGTATTGTCTAATTAAATATCAACCTTAGTACATGTAAACGTAAGCAATGAACTAGAATATTCATGTATAGGATGTCAATATAGAAAACCTTCAAATATAATCCTCTTAATTGCACATGCATGATGATCATGGACATTTAACtcagaaaatatgtttaaaagtaatatttatttgaaaaaaaaagaaaaaaaatacacctaGCTGCCCACAAGCctaggaaataatttttatttggaatgtactctttaaaaatcacttacaatcaaggaggaaaatatcggtaatcacggatatatcggtacttcgattttacggatatatcggagatatatcggcggatattttggaaaaaaatatcggtaaactcaaaattgttaaaaactcatgaaaatgcaagaaaaacctcataataatataattagaagtataatagacatgttaaagttattttattgaaaaaattgatatacatatgatataatttacgatattagatgtaattatattatgtcgatctataagaaatgttaattttgtacttgttctcattataaagttacataaaatacttcattttattaaatatcaataatttgtacacatttacattgcaatgtccctttagtaccaaaatgaggatcgatgtggttcaatgggattgatagatgaaggaaccCCGTCTTgttgttggagacaatattggtccCAACTCAATAAACCTCGattatattggttaaaaattctatcatgtcatgcatatatatatatatatataattgattattaaattacatcaaatattattcaataataatattgtgatatttgattataatatgtttaattttaaaatatatttaatattaaaattatgatatatttaatttaattgtattagatgataataaatgtataattttttaatatttaattaataatatattaatgatattaaaaacttattgctacttaattaaatgaaaaaattttatttacttataaataattataattaattcgtAATTTAAAGgattgttttaatatttgtgTATAtgaacacttttaatatatatatatatatatatatatatatatatatatatatggtgccGGATTATAAACAAACTGCTACAATGTTGCCTAGATGGTCGCTAGGTGTCCTAGTTCAAGTCTTGTGAGAAGCGAAATGGAGGGATTTTGGGCATCAGCAGAACATTTTTAGCTGGTTTGACTCGGTCAACGCGGAGCGTTGACCCGCGTTGACCTCCGATATTTCTGTGGCAAATGTCGTGTCGACATGTACCGATACACCGAAATATCGACGATATTTCGACGAAATATCCTGATATTTTATTCCCTACTTACAATGTTATAATTTGAGCCCACGTGAGAGATTATAATGACGTGttgattttaattgttttttttattaatttacatgggtaaattttccatatttgcTTCATtgcatgtttgataaaatttatttatttattttttaagctaTTTAATCTTTGTTTGTTTCAAGTTTTAATTCATTTCATATTCCATTTTTAAACGATAATAAATATGTTGATTGGAAGGAGAAAACTCTCCTTACATTAGGGTGGATGTATGACCTATGActttcattttatgtttttgtattcatgaaaattttctaacagATTCTTCAATTATAtttctatgaatttttttaattaaaaaacaagcTATAAATCAAATAAGACTTAATTAGTTAGAAttattacatttaaaaataaattaaaactcaattaatgtcataaatttatgaaaaaaaaattataatttagaataattatgctatttctcttctatatatgttgaattgtatttttttttttttttaattttctcgtTAGACAAATAGATTCTAGATGAAGCAAGGCTTAATGTATTTGATCCTTTaacaagtatattaattttaaaaataatttagaattcaaaaaataattcaatcgTCATTAAAAATTCATGGATTCAAACTagttttaaatgatttaattatttctttttttacaagtaattgtatttttataaattttctcacgagacaaataaacttcaaattaagtaaaaattaatacattgaatttattaataattttaataattttaaaaaataattcacaacTTAAAAATAGACTCAATCAATCACACAACGTAATGAACCAAAACTCATAATCTCctctatatttgattttacttttttgaattttctcactaaataaataaactctaaattacACAGAATCAAGTCAAGATGGATCAAATGTTTTAGattctttaatgaatttactagtttttaagaataatttggaatttaaaaactaataaaattaatcaaaactaattcaaaatatcatgctcataattaagtattaaatatacACACGGcttatttacatataaaaagaattaaacattgcttgttttcaaatttattttttaacaaaatattatcaatcattattatttttaaattattattattcatttttaaccaaaaaaaaaatcaattatatcttttcaaatttgttaacattctaattttataatatataccaaaatagtttttttcaataaacaagtataatttaaaatttatcataatagtagtatttacatttaaaaaaactatttttaatttctttgtaattataaaactatttttacttttaataaaacttaaattaaatttaattaatattatataaattgaatttacaattttaaaaaaaatatcaagataaAAGAGTTCTTCTTAGGAgcaactaaaatttatttttttaaacaaggCTTTTCATTCTTTGCTccttcaaaaaaatgtttttaaaaataacttgtgtatccttattttaaaaatatatataaaaaatcattttttgttttctaacttgaaaacaatttttagaaaagatgGCCAAACACCCCACTGCTGTTCTAAGCAAATTCAAGACAATCTACAGAATCTTGAACCGAAGAGAActatggttttatttatttcaacgAAGAAACACATGTAATAACTTCACAAGGATCCTACATTTTTCTGCAACCAAATCTTCAGCCTGAACTAGAAATATGTCCCCCCAGAGGAAGGAGAGGCCGCTTTCATTTTCTCTCTAGTCGTCCAGTACGTTTTTGTGGTAACCTCATcaatggttttaaaatgggatATCCATGAAGGGACAATGGGTGCTAGCTCTAAAATGGGATATCTCTGTGTCTCAGGAAGTTAAAGAGTTGAGCTTCTTTTCAAACATTTTGGCCCGTCGAAGAGCATCCAAGGCCTCTGCTTGCTTTCCTGCACGTTTCAAGTTTACTGCCTTCACCTTCTCAGCCTTGATCCGCTCTTCCAATTGGCTTTTCTCTTGGCTAGAGCTATCACTCTTACTAATGTGGAGTTTTGCAGGCTCTGGTTTTTCAGGGCTTtgtgctaagggactagcatcTTCCAGCCCTATCGCTTTCAGTGCAGATAAAAGTTGAGGATCCAGAAGATCATCGACATGCACATCATCTACTGGTTCTGCACCTTTGGCAGAAGACTTCGCCGCATCATGGGCAGCCAATTCCTCCAACTGGGTTTCAAGAGCCTTGGCCAATTCAAATTCAGCCTCTGCTTCTTCAATCCGACCTTCCCGTCTTAGCTTCAGTGCCGATCGTTTGTGGCTGAGGGACTCCTGCTGCAGCTTAAAACGATCACGACCAGATAACATTTTTGGAGCTGAATCTACCAAAGTCTGCGTCCTTTGTCCAATGGAAGTCACACTGGAACTAGATATTGACGTATCACTTGGACTAGACCTGGGCTGGGGATCATCTTCCTCTAAATTCTTCTCTAATAGTTTTGCCTGCCGAAGTTCATCACGAGCTTCTGCcaattttccttctctcttcAGAGAAACTGCCTTCCTTTTATGAGACAGGATTTCTTGCTGAATGGAACTTTTGTTCTTTTGAGAAGCAATTGCCTGACCTGAATTTGCTTCACTTACATGCAGCTTCCTATCTGCATCAACCATCTCCTCTCTTTTTTGAGGTGCAGCATCAACTTTGCTTCCCAAATCTTCATTGGTACTCTTCAAGGATTCTACCAGAAGAGGGGGATTAGCAAAAGAGGAAATTCCAGAACTTAAATTCCATTCACCTTCTTGTTTTTCGGAAGGTACATGAGAAGCATTCCACTCGTCCCCAGTTAGCAAATCCATTATGTTTCCAGACTGGTCTGATGGAGGAACAAAATAAGTGCCTTCTGAGATTCCCATTTTGCCTGGTGGACCAATGTCCACCAATAAGGGATTGTTGCCTTCAACGATCTGAGACATCTCAGGAATTAAAAGACCTGAACTCGTTGAGGGAGGCTTCACTGTTTCACTCTCCTTCAATCCTGAACTTGTTGCCCACTCAACAACTTTTTCAGTTGGATCTACTACCGCCTGGACTGACTGCTTATTTACTTCAACCACATCCTTCATACTACCATGTTTTTCAGTGGTAATCAAAGATTCAAAACTCTCGAGATCTTTATCCTTAGAAGGATCAAGCAGAAGCTCTGTTCTTGGGGCTTCCATGTCCATTTGGGCTTCCAATATCTTTGCATTCCTCAGCACTTCCTCAGCCTCTTCAGTTTTCCCTTGCCTTCTAAGAGTGAGAGCCTTTCTTTTCAAACCCAAGAGTTCCCTTTGGATTTCTCCTTTGCTTTTTCTAGGTGATATGACTGGAACTTCAGAATTGTATTGAATAACAGATGGGTCAGTAGAATGTGTATAAATACCAGCATTTTGTTTAAAGGGTTCTGCTTGTGTGGTTTCAGGTCTGTCTTCATCCTTCCACCCCAAATTTTTTTGCATTGAGAGAAGTACAGGATCACCCAGATCCTTTTCTGTTGCATCCCCTTCATCTCCTTTGTCAGATGAACTTTCAAGGGGATATTTGATGGCTTTGTCGTCCTTGTACTTATTTTCAACAGGAGCTTCTTTTGTTGGTGCTTCCATTTCTGAAATTTGAGCCTCTAACACCCTTGCCAGTCTCAACACTTCTTCTGCCTCCTCAGTCTCTCCTTGACGTCTCAGAGCAAAGGCCTTTCTTTTCAATCCTAAGAGTTCTCTCTGGATTTCACCTTTGCTTCTTCTAGATGCCCCTACTGGGGTAGTTGTAGGAGCCTGTATAATGGAGGAATCAGCAATCTGTGTAGATAAACTATCATTTTGTTTCCGAGATTTTGATGGAAAGCTTACAGTTTCATTATCTTCATCCTTCCAACCCATATTACTTAGAAGTGAAAGATACATTGGATCATTCAGGTCCTGATCAGTTACATCACCTTCTTCTCCCACATCACCAAGGTTCAGGGTTCCAGAAATATCAGGATGCTTACTGCTAACATTCACCTGTGTAAACTTTACCTTGGAGGCATTGTCCATCTCTTCAAGCTGCTGCTCAAGAACCTTCCCTTTCTTCAATTCTTCTTCTGCCTCGTCTAATCTTCCTTCCCTTCTCAAAGCAAGAGCCTTCTTTTTCAGACCCAGAAGCtctttttgaatcattaatttACTTTTTGGTGCCATTTTaggttccacaattttcatccCATTAACATTTTTATCATCCGCCTTATTTAACATCAATGAGTTATCTGCAGTTTGAGAAGTCGAACCCTTCTGAAACATCGCAGGATCATTTGCAGATGAGTTGTCTCCTTGAGAATCAAAGCCATCAAGGTCCCTTTCAAGTACTTTGGCCTTCTTGAGCAGTACCATTGCCACTGAAGTATTACCTGCCCTTTTTTCATTGAGAGCCTCTCTTTTCAAAGATTGAATTTCATGTAAAAGGGTGTCTCTATCAATAGGGGCAGACTGGGCCACAATGTCCACAGGATGATGAGAATCTTCACTCCAACCTAATGATTTTAAAGCAGCAGCCATTTCAGGATCATCCATATCCTCATCCATAGCTTCGAAATTACCATCAAGACCAATATCATCAGCCATGCCCACAAGGTGATCAAAGTCGAAATCATTCGCCGGGTTGTACCCAATTGAAAAATCACCTTGTTTATCATTGTCAATACTACGAATCAAAGAGGATATCTCATCATCAGAATCTTCAGCCTCAGCCAAGAATTCCTGTTCCTCAAGCTGCTTTTCTAAAAGTTTAGCTCTCTTCAGTTCTTCCTTTGCTTCGATGAGCTTGCCTTCCCGCTTAAGCATGAGAGCCTTTTTCTTAAGAGCGATAACCTCAGACTTGTCAATACCATGGGTTTCCTTATCCGTATTAGTTTTTTGGGGGACTTCTCTAAGGAGAGTAGAGAGTTCACCCTCTAAACTAATATTTACAGGTTTTTTATCTGCATCATGAAGCTCCCTGTCAGACCACCCAAGTTCTCTGAGTGCGGCAGCAAGGtcatccttttcttttcccatttGAGGAAGAAGTCTATTTTTTCTGCCTGATTCTTTAGGGCCATCCATAATTTTCTGGTTCTCTGCAATGTTACTTGAAGACAATGCCCTTTTACGACTTTTCCTTAAAGATATCTCCAAAGCCCCAGCCTGCCTCTCAAGCTCCTTTCCCCTCTTAAAGGCTTTCAGAGCTTCCTCAGATTTTCCTTctccttttaaaatcttatatttcCCTTTTTCATCCAGGGCTTGTTGACGCAATTCCTCAGGGCTAATTGATCCCATCTCACCAGGCACATGATTGGGCTCATTGACAGTGAGACTGGTAACTATTTGCCCTTCCATATCCTGACTGGAAAGTTCTTCAAGTTTTGAACATGATGCACTGCTCGTTGACCTTTCAATACTGGAAACCGTATCACTAGTGGACTCTCGTCCTGATGAAAAGGATTCCTTTCCGTCTTTCCCAAGAATTTGGTTCAAAACTTCATCCTCATGCTTTGATGTCAATCTTGAGCTACCTGCACAAGGCAACCAACACTAAGCTGAAAATGCTAACtttaatatgaaaagtaaaCCTATCTTGTTACATTTTATGCCTGCAAGAACTTTCAAGGTGAAAAGGCTTGGTTTAAAGATAAGAAAAAGGAGAACAAAAACACAATCAATCCAAGAACAGATATTCCATCCATGTATTCCAAATTATGACAACACTTTCCAAATATTCTTAACTTTTAATCATCTTGAACCAAATTAGGTGTTCATCTTAGAAATCTACAATAAAAGACTTCCAATAACTTCTGACATTGCTAACCACAATTTAACCCATACTTCCCTTAAT is from Vitis riparia cultivar Riparia Gloire de Montpellier isolate 1030 chromosome 10, EGFV_Vit.rip_1.0, whole genome shotgun sequence and encodes:
- the LOC117923548 gene encoding uncharacterized protein LOC117923548, with protein sequence MLEKIGLPPKPSLRGNIWVVDASHCQGCSSQFTFINRKHHCRRCGGLFCNSCTQQRMVLRGQGDSPVRICDPCKNLEEAARFEMRHGHKNRSGKGSSRLTSKHEDEVLNQILGKDGKESFSSGRESTSDTVSSIERSTSSASCSKLEELSSQDMEGQIVTSLTVNEPNHVPGEMGSISPEELRQQALDEKGKYKILKGEGKSEEALKAFKRGKELERQAGALEISLRKSRKRALSSSNIAENQKIMDGPKESGRKNRLLPQMGKEKDDLAAALRELGWSDRELHDADKKPVNISLEGELSTLLREVPQKTNTDKETHGIDKSEVIALKKKALMLKREGKLIEAKEELKRAKLLEKQLEEQEFLAEAEDSDDEISSLIRSIDNDKQGDFSIGYNPANDFDFDHLVGMADDIGLDGNFEAMDEDMDDPEMAAALKSLGWSEDSHHPVDIVAQSAPIDRDTLLHEIQSLKREALNEKRAGNTSVAMVLLKKAKVLERDLDGFDSQGDNSSANDPAMFQKGSTSQTADNSLMLNKADDKNVNGMKIVEPKMAPKSKLMIQKELLGLKKKALALRREGRLDEAEEELKKGKVLEQQLEEMDNASKVKFTQVNVSSKHPDISGTLNLGDVGEEGDVTDQDLNDPMYLSLLSNMGWKDEDNETVSFPSKSRKQNDSLSTQIADSSIIQAPTTTPVGASRRSKGEIQRELLGLKRKAFALRRQGETEEAEEVLRLARVLEAQISEMEAPTKEAPVENKYKDDKAIKYPLESSSDKGDEGDATEKDLGDPVLLSMQKNLGWKDEDRPETTQAEPFKQNAGIYTHSTDPSVIQYNSEVPVISPRKSKGEIQRELLGLKRKALTLRRQGKTEEAEEVLRNAKILEAQMDMEAPRTELLLDPSKDKDLESFESLITTEKHGSMKDVVEVNKQSVQAVVDPTEKVVEWATSSGLKESETVKPPSTSSGLLIPEMSQIVEGNNPLLVDIGPPGKMGISEGTYFVPPSDQSGNIMDLLTGDEWNASHVPSEKQEGEWNLSSGISSFANPPLLVESLKSTNEDLGSKVDAAPQKREEMVDADRKLHVSEANSGQAIASQKNKSSIQQEILSHKRKAVSLKREGKLAEARDELRQAKLLEKNLEEDDPQPRSSPSDTSISSSSVTSIGQRTQTLVDSAPKMLSGRDRFKLQQESLSHKRSALKLRREGRIEEAEAEFELAKALETQLEELAAHDAAKSSAKGAEPVDDVHVDDLLDPQLLSALKAIGLEDASPLAQSPEKPEPAKLHISKSDSSSQEKSQLEERIKAEKVKAVNLKRAGKQAEALDALRRAKMFEKKLNSLTS